The Macrobrachium rosenbergii isolate ZJJX-2024 chromosome 56, ASM4041242v1, whole genome shotgun sequence genome includes a region encoding these proteins:
- the LOC136836153 gene encoding uncharacterized protein, producing MDNASYHSKFMNKAPTDSSKTSQIIQWLTENKIPHDPSLMKVELLCLVKLNKHNQVFCTDEMALEKGHEVLRLPPYHSHLNPIELIWSQLKSSIRSQNSNANQTLPRIDAVARGETEAINADYWKKTYSSHQKDRRGIYKKDIVVDHLIESFAIDISEDTSDSEYSKDD from the coding sequence ATGGACAACGCATCTTACCATTCGAAGTTTATGAACAAAGCACCAACTGATAGTTCAAAAACCAGCCAAATAATCCAGTGGTTAACAGAAAACAAGATTCCGCATGATCCATCTCTTATGAAGGTTGAACTGCTCTGTCTTGTTAAACTAAACAAACACAATCAGGTCTTTTGTACTGATGAAATGGCACTTGAAAAGGGACATGAAGTACTacggctgcctccatatcacagCCATCTGAACCCTATTGAACTGATTTGGTCTCAGTTAAAGTCATCGATTCGAAGCCAGAACTCTAATGCCAATCAAACTCTTCCACGGATAGACGCAGTAGCTAGAGGAGAGACAGAAGCAATTAATGCAGATTACTGGAAAAAAACGTATTCGTCACACCAGAAAGATAgaagaggaatatataaaaaagatatagtAGTTGACCATTTGATAGAAAGTTTTGCTATAGACATTAGTGAAGACACCTCAGATTCAGAATATAGCAAAGATGATTGA